In one Flammeovirga yaeyamensis genomic region, the following are encoded:
- a CDS encoding Ig-like domain-containing protein, whose product MKRIILLILASILWTGIYAKDYYLSSVSGSDTNVGTSTNSPWKTLSKISSVQLSPGDRVLFKANETFKGEFIVNGSGTQGSPIVITSYGTGSKPIITGQVGAAGGGDYMQAILVENNDNIVFDGLEVQNNRTVNRSGVDSKKAFGIHIRNFTSNKSLKNFVLRNMTLRSVYAVQPILHREDFDNLEVSAIRVYNLPNTQDKVRNIQNVLVEDSYFTDIQRLGVHFKHDGANADGVGTDKMNRIQDVVVRNCTFDHLGGSSVLPQQTYNCLIEHNMFDHPGASTDPRMPGRGSAVWNWHSINTVVQYNSCISSRGYLDSHGAHVDNENDYTFIQYNYMIDCEGGFVEILGGSNHSVYRFNVSVNDGWRDGGGVTGSWWNSNHTIWITPDIMNKAPDLCEVNYIYNNTMVLDKNFETCIEIDAKDTHIFNNIFYTTNGGGIGTKHTVIKTNNAPFVVDNNLYFGNIDSRFSGYDNNQVNANPSFTNTGTGADKYQLNSDSPALQKGIKNPGPAIPGAGTGIFAGLTPYPTQDYYGNPVDYASGNISIGAYNGAGNSAGESVSGVSVTPSQVTINVGQTVDLDETVEPANAVNKQVSWTSSNSNVATVSNSGLVTAVGVGSATITVNTLDGNYTATANITVQSESVGSDMILNPGFESGSTSWTFNGSSSVVSNNQRSGSNAGYINGSGGIVQIVNLMANTTYELSAYGKVGQAGQSFYLGLTNESTGNFIENRLFTTTSYQAQSITFTTGNSNLQYRIWSWNDEGGAYYIDDFTLTILSDTTVPEWEPKAYPHGAQVMYNGILYEVVWSSGIKTGSCVPSSCSGWKEVSTNNTSSARNITNQTNSNIQVYPNPSTGTININLNEMEGVREVKIFGLQGELVFKQQVTTDKITINTGNLKGLFVLTVQGLSQFYSERIIIE is encoded by the coding sequence ATGAAAAGAATTATTTTACTTATACTAGCAAGTATATTATGGACAGGTATTTATGCTAAGGACTATTATCTTAGCAGTGTATCTGGTAGTGATACAAACGTAGGAACAAGTACCAATTCCCCATGGAAAACTTTATCGAAAATTAGTAGTGTACAACTAAGCCCCGGAGATAGAGTTTTATTTAAAGCAAACGAAACATTTAAAGGAGAATTTATTGTAAATGGATCTGGTACTCAAGGTAGCCCAATTGTAATTACTTCTTATGGTACAGGTAGTAAACCGATTATTACAGGACAAGTCGGGGCAGCCGGAGGAGGAGATTATATGCAGGCTATTCTTGTCGAAAATAATGACAATATCGTATTTGATGGCCTTGAAGTACAAAACAACAGAACAGTAAACCGTAGTGGGGTAGACAGTAAAAAAGCCTTTGGCATCCACATTCGTAACTTTACTTCAAATAAATCTCTAAAGAATTTTGTGTTACGAAATATGACTTTAAGAAGTGTTTATGCTGTTCAGCCGATTCTTCACAGAGAAGATTTTGATAACCTAGAGGTTTCAGCAATCAGGGTTTACAATCTCCCAAACACCCAGGATAAGGTGAGGAATATTCAAAATGTATTAGTTGAAGATTCGTACTTTACAGATATTCAGCGATTGGGTGTACACTTTAAGCACGATGGAGCAAATGCAGATGGAGTTGGTACCGATAAGATGAACAGAATCCAGGATGTGGTAGTGCGTAATTGTACTTTCGACCATTTAGGAGGTTCATCTGTATTGCCACAGCAAACTTACAATTGCTTAATTGAGCATAACATGTTTGACCATCCGGGAGCGAGTACTGATCCAAGAATGCCAGGAAGGGGAAGTGCTGTGTGGAATTGGCATTCCATCAATACAGTAGTACAATACAATTCATGCATTAGCTCTAGAGGTTATTTAGATTCTCATGGAGCACACGTTGACAACGAAAATGACTACACATTTATTCAGTACAATTATATGATTGATTGTGAAGGTGGTTTTGTAGAAATTCTAGGAGGTAGTAACCATTCAGTTTACCGATTTAATGTGAGTGTGAACGACGGTTGGAGAGATGGTGGTGGTGTAACTGGATCATGGTGGAACAGCAACCACACTATTTGGATTACTCCTGATATTATGAACAAAGCACCAGACCTTTGTGAGGTGAATTACATATATAACAACACAATGGTGCTTGACAAGAATTTCGAGACGTGTATTGAAATTGATGCTAAAGACACCCACATTTTCAATAATATCTTTTATACAACCAATGGTGGTGGAATAGGAACAAAACATACTGTAATAAAAACCAACAATGCTCCTTTTGTTGTAGACAACAATCTTTACTTTGGTAATATTGACTCAAGATTTTCTGGTTATGACAACAACCAAGTAAATGCGAATCCTTCATTTACAAATACAGGAACCGGAGCCGATAAATACCAACTGAATAGCGACAGCCCTGCCCTGCAAAAGGGAATTAAAAATCCTGGTCCGGCTATTCCTGGAGCAGGAACAGGTATATTTGCAGGTCTAACACCTTACCCAACTCAGGATTATTATGGCAACCCAGTTGATTATGCTTCAGGAAATATTAGTATCGGTGCATATAACGGAGCAGGAAATAGTGCGGGTGAATCTGTGAGTGGAGTTTCTGTAACACCAAGCCAAGTGACTATTAATGTAGGGCAGACAGTTGATTTAGATGAAACTGTTGAACCAGCAAACGCAGTAAACAAACAAGTTAGCTGGACATCTAGTAATTCAAATGTTGCAACGGTATCTAATTCGGGACTTGTAACAGCAGTTGGAGTAGGCTCTGCTACCATAACAGTAAATACCTTAGATGGTAATTATACTGCAACAGCAAATATTACTGTACAGTCAGAATCAGTTGGATCTGATATGATATTGAACCCTGGTTTCGAATCTGGTAGCACTTCATGGACGTTTAATGGCTCATCTAGTGTTGTTTCTAACAACCAACGTTCGGGAAGTAATGCTGGTTATATAAACGGAAGTGGGGGCATTGTTCAGATTGTAAATTTGATGGCTAACACGACTTACGAATTAAGTGCCTATGGGAAAGTAGGACAAGCAGGTCAATCGTTTTATTTGGGCTTAACAAATGAATCAACTGGAAATTTCATCGAAAACCGTTTATTTACGACTACTAGCTATCAAGCTCAGTCTATCACTTTCACAACCGGAAACAGTAACCTACAATATAGAATATGGAGTTGGAATGATGAGGGTGGAGCATACTATATTGATGATTTCACATTAACCATACTTTCTGATACTACCGTTCCAGAATGGGAACCTAAAGCATACCCCCATGGAGCACAGGTGATGTACAATGGTATTTTATACGAAGTAGTTTGGAGCAGTGGCATTAAGACGGGAAGTTGCGTTCCTAGTTCTTGTAGTGGTTGGAAAGAAGTTAGTACAAATAACACATCTTCTGCACGAAATATAACTAATCAAACGAATTCAAATATTCAAGTTTATCCAAACCCTTCAACAGGAACTATAAACATTAATTTGAACGAAATGGAGGGGGTGCGTGAAGTGAAAATATTCGGACTACAAGGTGAGTTGGTGTTTAAACAACAGGTTACTACAGATAAAATCACCATAAATACTGGTAACTTAAAAGGGTTATTTGTTTTAACTGTACAAGGGCTATCACAATTCTATTCAGAAAGAATAATTATTGAATAA